In Spea bombifrons isolate aSpeBom1 chromosome 12, aSpeBom1.2.pri, whole genome shotgun sequence, the following proteins share a genomic window:
- the LOC128470207 gene encoding 5-hydroxytryptamine receptor 3A-like: protein MKSAPIWALPSLLILAVLVRCPAKETSNVSSSGTAVQRLAEQLMDGYNKAVRPVRDWRQATTVYIDIVIYAIIGVDEKNQMLTTYIWYNQSWVDEFLTWNPMEFENVTRISFSTQNIWTPDICVVEFVAVEKSLDIPYVYINNEGKVFNNKPIQIVTACNLNIYYFPFDIQNCSLTFTSWIHSIQDINVSLWRTPDEIKTDDHIFRNYGEWDLIYVLPRYSIFYEQETNFGEITFNIVMKRRPLFYVVNLLLPSMFLVIMDIIGYYLPPECGERISFKITLLLGYSVFLIIVSDTLPATAIGTPLVGVYFIVCMALLLISLTESIFIVRIVHKQHLQPRVPEWVKKLVLERMPWLLCIKEPKMIGASYSSRSDISWNMENSDAEKMSKHSIENTEENEMPGGEILTKDEVLGILDGIQKEVASIRNYLEKSDEHEITKEWLQVGYILDMLLFRIYLVALLAYICSMVVMWSNWQLA from the exons CCAAGGAGACCAGCAATGTTTCATCCTCTGGAACAGCCGTCCAACGCCTTGCAGAACAGCTCATGGATGGTTATAACAAAGCAGTGAGACCTGTTCGTGACTGGAGACAGGCCACCACCGTGTACATTGACATCGTCATATACGCCATCATTGGGGTG GATGAAAAGAATCAAATGCTGACAACCTATATCTGGTATAACCAG TCCTGGGTGGATGAATTCCTCACCTGGAATCCCATGGAGTTTGAGAATGTGACTCGAATTTCCTTTTCCACACAAAATATCTGGACGCCAGACATATGTGTTGTCGAGTT TGTGGCTGTCGAAAAGTCTTTGGATATCCCCTACGTATACATCAACAACGAAGGCAAAGTGTTCAACAACAAACCAATCCAAATTGTGACAGCTTGCAACCTCAACATCTATTACTTCCCCTTCGATATCCAGAACTGCAGCCTCACCTTCACCAGCTGGATTCATTCAA ttCAGGATATCAATGTTTCCCTATGGAGAACTCCAGATGAGATAAAGACAGATGATCATATTTTCAGGAATTATGGAGAGTGGGACCTTATTTATGTGTTACCGCGTTACAGCATTTTCTACGAACAAGAAACAAACTTTGGAGAGATCACATTCAAT ATAGTTATGAAAAGGAGACCCCTCTTCTATGTAGTGAATTTGCTGCTGCCCAGCATGTTTCTTGTGATTATGGATATAATTGGATACTATCTCCCACCAGAGTGCGGAGAAAGGATCTCTTTTAAGATCACACTTCTCCTGGGGTACTCAGTTTTTCTCATCATTGTGTCAGATACTTTGCCTGCTACAGCCATTGGAACGCCATTAGTAG GTGTATATTTCATAGTATGCATGGCATTACTTTTGATCAGCTTGACGGAGAGTATCTTCATAGTGCGAATAGTCCATAAACAGCATCTCCAGCCTCGGGTTCCTGAGTGGGTGAAGAAACTGGTCCTGGAGAGGATGCCATGGTTACTGTGTATCAAGGAACCAAAGATGATCGGTGCATCATACTCCAGCAGATCGGATATATCCTGGAACATGGAGAACAGTGATGCTG AAAAAATGTCTAAACACAGCATTGAAAATACAGAGGAGAACGAGATGCCGGGGGGAGAGATTCTAACGAAGGATGAAGTCCTTGGAATTTTAGATGGAATCCAGAAGGAGGTTGCTTCTATTCGAAACTACTTAGAGAAAAGCGATGAACATGAGATTACCAAGGAGTGGCTACAGGTTGGATACATACTGGACATGCTCCTCTTCCGGATTTACCTTGTAGCCCTGCTGGCATACATTTGTTCCATGGTAGTAATGTGGTCAAACTGGCAGCTGGCGTGA